The following coding sequences are from one Haliotis asinina isolate JCU_RB_2024 chromosome 3, JCU_Hal_asi_v2, whole genome shotgun sequence window:
- the LOC137277423 gene encoding 15-hydroxyprostaglandin dehydrogenase [NAD(+)]-like — protein sequence MLCEGRVVLITGAAQGLGKAIAESLLAHGAKVCVCDINVDVGEVTVARLQQQHGHDRVFFMKCDVLEEADLKGVFDAVRGQYGGLDIVVNNAGIADEKNWSRMIDINLKSVIRGTLLAVDVMSAAGKGGLVVNLASLAGMEATYHLPVYGASKHAVISFTQSCAKNPHYKHANLRFACVCPAFADTAILPQSDLDPRFPFPKQEMQALVDVFGVMNPRKVGEAFLELLREECLDGALVTVSEKFGTQVKKWKR from the exons ATGTTGTGCGAGGGTAGAGTAGTTCTAATAACAGGCGCTGCCCAGGGACTGGGGAAAGCTATTGCTGAGTCACTTCTAGCCCACGGTGCAAAG GTGTGCGTATGCGATATCAACGTAGACGTCGGAGAAGTGACTGTAGCCAGATTACAGCAACAACATGGCCATGACAGGGTGTTCTTCATGAAGTGCGACGTGCTGGAAGAAGCTGATTTGAAAG GCGTGTTCGATGCTGTGAGAGGGCAATATGGCGGACTGGACATCGTGGTGAATAACGCTGGTATAGCTGACGAGAAGAACTGGTCAAGGATGATAGACATCAATCTG AAGTCTGTTATCCGTGGTACCCTCCTGGCCGTAGACGTCATGAGTGCAGCAGGTAAAGGCGGACTTGTAGTCAACTTGGCTTCCCTGGCAG GGATGGAGGCCACCTACCATCTGCCAGTATATGGGGCTTCCAAACACGCTGTAATCTCATTCACTCAGAGTTGCGCT AAGAACCCGCACTACAAACATGCTAACCTAAGGTTCGCTTGTGTATGTCCCGCCTTCGCAGATACCGCCATCTTGCCTCAAAGTGACCTTGACCCACGCTTTCCCTTCCCAAAACAGGAAATGCAGGCCCTTGTTGACGTATTTGGTGTAATGAA CCCGAGGAAAGTTGGTGAGGCGTTTCTGGAACTACTCCGAGAGGAATGTCTCGATGGCGCTCTCGTCACGGTCAGCGAGAAGTTCGGCACACAAGTTAAGAAATGGAAGCGTTAA